In the genome of Streptomyces globosus, one region contains:
- a CDS encoding acetyl-CoA C-acetyltransferase: MPEAVIVSAARSPIGRAFKGSLKDVRPDDLTATIIQAALAKIPELDPREIDDLMLGCGLPGGEQGHNLARIVAVQMGMDYLPGTTITRYCSSSLQTSRMALHAIKAGEGDVFVSAGVETVSRSVKGTSDGLPDTHNPLFAEAEARTAEVAQSEGSTWHDPREDGLIPDAYISMGQTAENLARLKGVTRQDMDEFGVRSQNLAEEAIKNGFWAREITPVTTPDGTVVSKDDGPRAGVTLEGVQGLKPVFRPDGLVTAGNCCPLNDGAAALVIMSDTKARELGLTPLARIVSTGVTALSPEIMGLGPVEASKQALKRAGLTVGDIDLFEINEAFAAQVIPSYRDLGIPLEKLNVNGGAIAVGHPFGMTGARITGTLINSLQFHDKQFGLETMCVGGGQGMAMVIERLS, translated from the coding sequence ATGCCCGAAGCCGTCATCGTTTCCGCCGCCCGCTCCCCGATCGGGCGCGCCTTCAAGGGGTCCCTCAAGGACGTCCGCCCGGACGACCTCACCGCGACGATCATCCAGGCCGCCCTGGCCAAGATCCCCGAGCTGGACCCGCGGGAGATCGACGACCTGATGCTCGGCTGCGGCCTCCCCGGCGGCGAGCAGGGCCACAACCTGGCCCGCATCGTCGCGGTGCAGATGGGCATGGACTACCTGCCCGGCACCACGATCACCCGCTACTGCTCCTCCTCGCTGCAGACCTCCCGCATGGCCCTGCACGCGATCAAGGCGGGCGAGGGCGACGTCTTCGTCTCCGCCGGTGTCGAGACCGTCTCCCGCTCGGTGAAGGGCACCTCCGACGGCCTGCCCGACACGCACAACCCGCTGTTCGCCGAGGCGGAGGCGCGGACCGCCGAGGTCGCCCAGTCCGAGGGCTCGACGTGGCACGACCCGCGCGAGGACGGCCTGATCCCGGACGCGTACATCTCGATGGGCCAGACCGCCGAGAACCTGGCCCGCCTGAAGGGCGTCACCCGCCAGGACATGGACGAGTTCGGCGTCCGCTCCCAGAACCTGGCCGAGGAGGCCATCAAGAACGGCTTCTGGGCCCGCGAGATCACCCCGGTGACCACCCCGGACGGCACGGTCGTCAGCAAGGACGACGGTCCGCGCGCCGGGGTCACCCTGGAGGGCGTGCAGGGCCTGAAGCCGGTCTTCCGCCCGGACGGCCTGGTCACGGCCGGCAACTGCTGCCCGCTGAACGACGGCGCCGCCGCGCTGGTCATCATGAGCGACACGAAGGCGCGCGAGCTGGGCCTGACCCCGCTGGCCCGGATCGTCTCCACCGGCGTCACCGCCCTCTCCCCGGAGATCATGGGCCTGGGCCCGGTCGAGGCGTCGAAGCAGGCCCTGAAGCGGGCCGGCCTGACGGTCGGCGACATCGACCTGTTCGAGATCAACGAGGCGTTCGCCGCGCAGGTCATCCCCTCCTACCGGGACCTCGGCATCCCGCTGGAGAAGCTGAACGTCAACGGCGGCGCCATCGCCGTCGGTCACCCGTTCGGGATGACCGGTGCCCGCATTACCGGCACCCTGATCAACAGCCTCCAGTTCCACGACAAGCAGTTCGGCCTGGAGACGATGTGCGTGGGCGGCGGCCAGGGCATGGCGATGGTGATCGAGCGGCTGAGCTGA
- a CDS encoding DUF4287 domain-containing protein: MSVEFSEQTHRNMIDRIPQTTGREVADWLRTVDEGPSLVRFEEKVSWLRGAHELSYGQAKAIIHEYDLRRAARRFG; this comes from the coding sequence ATGTCCGTAGAGTTCTCCGAGCAGACCCACCGCAACATGATCGACAGGATTCCGCAGACGACCGGCCGCGAGGTCGCGGACTGGCTCCGCACCGTGGACGAGGGTCCGTCCCTGGTCCGGTTCGAGGAGAAGGTCAGCTGGCTGCGCGGCGCGCACGAGCTGTCGTACGGCCAGGCCAAGGCGATCATCCACGAGTACGACCTGCGCAGGGCCGCCCGCAGGTTCGGCTGA
- a CDS encoding Bax inhibitor-1/YccA family protein, whose amino-acid sequence MRSSNPVFSRRGFSRDNGAYAGFDVQHQQAGANPYATNPYATDPATGMPQAPARVDAMTMDDVVSRTAMTLGTVILTATLAWIALPVDPANIGKSYGIAIGAALVAMVLALVQAFKRKASPALILGYAAFEGVFLGVISAATSTYLGAGVVIQAVLGTMCVFAAVLFAYKMRWIRVNRRFYGFVMAAAMGFILLMAANLLFSVFAGGDGLGFRSGGLGILFGIIGVILGAAFLALDFKQVEDGIAYGAPREEAWLAAFGLTLTLVWIYLEMLRLFQILSGDD is encoded by the coding sequence ATGAGGAGCAGTAACCCGGTCTTCTCGCGACGGGGGTTCAGCCGCGACAACGGTGCCTACGCGGGCTTCGACGTGCAGCACCAGCAGGCCGGGGCCAACCCGTACGCGACGAATCCTTACGCCACCGACCCGGCCACCGGGATGCCGCAGGCGCCCGCCCGCGTCGACGCGATGACCATGGACGACGTCGTGAGCCGCACGGCCATGACGCTCGGCACGGTCATCCTCACCGCGACGCTCGCCTGGATCGCCCTCCCGGTCGACCCGGCGAACATCGGCAAGTCCTACGGCATCGCGATCGGCGCCGCGCTCGTCGCCATGGTCCTGGCCCTCGTCCAGGCCTTCAAGCGCAAGGCGTCCCCGGCGCTCATCCTGGGCTACGCGGCGTTCGAGGGCGTGTTCCTCGGCGTCATCAGCGCCGCCACCAGCACCTACCTCGGTGCCGGTGTCGTCATCCAGGCCGTGCTCGGCACCATGTGCGTCTTCGCCGCGGTGCTGTTCGCGTACAAGATGCGCTGGATCCGCGTGAACCGCCGGTTCTACGGCTTCGTCATGGCCGCGGCCATGGGCTTCATCCTGCTGATGGCCGCGAACCTGCTGTTCTCGGTGTTCGCGGGCGGTGACGGCCTCGGCTTCCGCAGCGGCGGCCTCGGCATCCTGTTCGGCATCATCGGCGTCATCCTCGGGGCCGCGTTCCTCGCCCTGGACTTCAAGCAGGTCGAGGACGGCATCGCCTACGGCGCCCCCCGCGAGGAGGCCTGGCTCGCCGCCTTCGGCCTGACCCTGACCCTCGTGTGGATCTACCTGGAGATGCTGCGCCTGTTCCAGATCCTCTCCGGGGACGACTAG
- a CDS encoding ABC transporter ATP-binding protein has product MNHAPHTTLAVAARATGLSKVYGQGETQVVALDNVSVDFGRGRFTAIMGPSGSGKSTLMHCVAGLDTFSSGSVRIGDTELGSLKDKQLTQLRRDKIGFIFQAFNLLPTLTALENITLPMDIAGRKPDKQWLDTVIEMVGLSGRLGHRPTQLSGGQQQRVAVARALASQPEIIFGDEPTGNLDSRSGAEVLGFLRNSVRELGQTVVMVTHDPVAASYADRVVFLADGRIVDEMLAPTADGVLDRMKAFDAKGRTS; this is encoded by the coding sequence ATGAACCACGCCCCGCACACCACCCTGGCCGTGGCCGCCCGGGCCACCGGCCTCTCCAAGGTGTACGGCCAGGGCGAGACCCAGGTGGTCGCGCTCGACAACGTGTCCGTGGACTTCGGCCGCGGCCGGTTCACCGCGATCATGGGCCCGTCCGGCTCCGGCAAGTCGACGCTGATGCACTGCGTCGCCGGCCTCGACACGTTCTCCTCCGGCTCCGTACGCATCGGCGACACCGAGCTCGGCTCCCTCAAGGACAAGCAGCTCACCCAGCTGCGCCGCGACAAGATCGGCTTCATCTTCCAGGCGTTCAACCTGCTGCCGACCCTGACCGCTCTGGAGAACATCACCCTCCCGATGGACATCGCCGGCCGCAAGCCGGACAAGCAGTGGCTCGACACGGTCATCGAGATGGTCGGCCTCTCCGGCCGCCTCGGCCACCGCCCCACCCAGCTCTCCGGCGGCCAGCAGCAGCGCGTCGCGGTGGCCCGCGCCCTGGCCTCCCAGCCCGAGATCATCTTCGGCGACGAGCCCACCGGCAACCTCGACTCCCGCTCCGGCGCCGAGGTCCTCGGCTTCCTGCGCAACTCCGTGCGCGAACTCGGCCAGACCGTCGTCATGGTGACCCACGACCCGGTCGCCGCCTCCTACGCCGACCGCGTCGTCTTCCTCGCGGACGGCCGCATCGTCGACGAGATGCTCGCCCCCACCGCCGACGGCGTCCTCGACCGCATGAAGGCCTTCGACGCCAAGGGCCGCACCAGCTAG
- a CDS encoding ABC transporter permease, protein MFRTALRNVLAHKARLLMTVLAVMLGVAFVSGTFVFTDTVGKAMSDQSRKSFDGVAVSVTHLGPGRAEDGTKEEGEPGISRQTLDKVAKLPGVASASGRVSGFAGVADPSGKLIGSGWMNQGANFAPVQDGKDPRYAFTAGSGPAKAEEIALDQASAKAGRYSVGDKVRVATNGPVKEYTLSGVFTTEDGAVNAGGSLVLFDAKVAQELYLAPGYYSELAVAAKPGTDAAKLLADVTPVVGKDAKAETGAALAERNAKNIEQGMSGLKTGLLAFGFIALFVSIFLIYNTFSMLVAQRTKELALLRAVGATRSQVRRSVLTESLLVGLLSSVLGLGVGVLLAMGLRSGMDSFGAKIPAGPLVVSTTAVTTALLVGLVVTVLAAWLPARRTSKIPPVAAMGSAHLPQTAKSLVLLNSFGGVLAGLGAALILWGSAKGGETGRWIIGGGAFFTLIGVAVLIPMLSRPLIAVVRPLLTRVFGTAGNLAARNAVRNPRRTGVTAGMLTIGLTLVTGLTVLGVTVGKAVDRSTTDQIRADYMLTMASGGDLDPSVLTALEKTPGVTAVSAQQSAYFKGKGDVFHSASGVNPAAIEKVVNLKVVSGSVASLAQGQVAVADKTAKKAGLSVGSTIDAAFDGGEKKTLTVGAVFEENELVSPYVLDAKLVPVAAGEKPQIRQVFVKLSGGESAANEQKVIDALGDNPAIKIDTKQDIRNEMGGIISTMLNLMYGLLGMALVISVLGVVNTLAMSVFERTQEIGMLRAVGLDRGRVKNMIRLEAVVISLFGAVLGVGLGTFLAWALGRTFKNSIPNYELVIPYDRIGVFLLLAAVVGVLAAMWPARSAARLNMLTAIKTE, encoded by the coding sequence ATGTTCCGTACCGCCCTGCGCAACGTGCTCGCGCACAAGGCCCGACTGCTGATGACGGTCCTCGCCGTCATGCTCGGCGTCGCCTTCGTCTCCGGCACGTTCGTCTTCACCGACACCGTCGGCAAGGCGATGTCCGACCAGTCCCGCAAGAGCTTCGACGGGGTCGCCGTCTCCGTCACCCACCTCGGCCCCGGCCGCGCCGAGGACGGCACCAAGGAGGAGGGCGAGCCCGGCATCAGCCGGCAGACCCTCGACAAGGTCGCCAAGCTGCCCGGCGTCGCCTCCGCCTCCGGCCGCGTCTCCGGCTTCGCCGGCGTCGCCGACCCCTCCGGCAAACTCATCGGCAGCGGCTGGATGAACCAGGGCGCCAACTTCGCGCCCGTCCAGGACGGCAAGGACCCCCGCTACGCGTTCACCGCGGGCAGCGGGCCCGCCAAGGCCGAGGAGATAGCCCTCGACCAGGCCTCCGCCAAGGCCGGCCGCTACTCCGTCGGCGACAAGGTGCGCGTCGCCACCAACGGCCCGGTGAAGGAGTACACCCTCAGCGGCGTCTTCACCACCGAGGACGGCGCCGTCAACGCCGGCGGCTCGCTCGTCCTCTTCGACGCCAAGGTCGCCCAGGAGCTCTACCTCGCCCCCGGCTACTACTCCGAGCTGGCCGTCGCGGCCAAGCCCGGCACCGACGCGGCCAAGCTCCTCGCCGACGTCACCCCGGTCGTCGGCAAGGACGCCAAGGCCGAGACCGGCGCCGCCCTCGCCGAGCGCAACGCCAAGAACATCGAACAAGGCATGAGCGGCCTGAAGACCGGCCTGCTCGCCTTCGGCTTCATCGCCCTCTTCGTCAGCATCTTCCTCATCTACAACACCTTCAGCATGCTGGTCGCCCAGCGGACGAAGGAACTGGCCCTGCTGCGCGCCGTCGGCGCGACCCGCAGCCAGGTCCGCCGCTCCGTCCTGACGGAGTCCCTGCTCGTCGGCCTGCTCTCCTCCGTCCTCGGCCTCGGCGTCGGCGTGCTCCTGGCCATGGGCCTGCGCTCCGGCATGGACAGCTTCGGCGCGAAGATCCCGGCCGGCCCGCTGGTCGTCTCCACGACCGCCGTCACCACCGCCCTCCTCGTCGGCCTGGTCGTCACCGTGCTCGCCGCCTGGCTGCCGGCCCGCCGCACCTCCAAGATCCCGCCGGTCGCGGCGATGGGCAGCGCCCACCTCCCGCAGACCGCCAAGTCCCTCGTCCTGCTCAACAGCTTCGGCGGCGTCCTGGCCGGCCTCGGCGCGGCCCTGATCCTGTGGGGCTCCGCGAAGGGCGGCGAGACTGGCCGCTGGATCATCGGCGGCGGCGCGTTCTTCACGCTGATCGGCGTGGCCGTGCTCATCCCGATGCTGTCCCGGCCGCTGATCGCCGTCGTGCGCCCGCTGCTGACCCGCGTCTTCGGCACCGCCGGCAACCTCGCCGCCCGCAACGCGGTCCGCAACCCGCGGCGCACCGGCGTCACCGCCGGCATGCTGACCATCGGCCTGACCCTGGTGACGGGCCTGACCGTGCTCGGCGTGACCGTCGGCAAGGCCGTCGACCGCTCCACCACGGACCAGATCCGCGCCGACTACATGCTCACCATGGCCAGCGGCGGCGACCTGGACCCCTCGGTCCTGACCGCACTGGAGAAGACCCCGGGCGTCACCGCCGTCTCCGCCCAGCAGTCCGCCTACTTCAAGGGCAAGGGCGACGTCTTCCACTCCGCGTCCGGCGTCAACCCGGCCGCCATCGAGAAGGTCGTCAACCTGAAGGTCGTCAGCGGCTCGGTTGCCTCCCTGGCCCAGGGCCAGGTCGCCGTCGCCGACAAGACCGCGAAGAAGGCCGGCCTGTCGGTCGGCAGCACGATCGACGCCGCCTTCGACGGCGGCGAGAAGAAGACCCTCACGGTCGGCGCGGTCTTCGAGGAGAACGAGCTCGTCTCCCCCTACGTCCTCGATGCCAAGCTGGTCCCGGTCGCGGCCGGCGAGAAGCCGCAGATCCGCCAGGTCTTCGTCAAGCTGTCGGGCGGCGAGTCCGCGGCGAACGAGCAGAAGGTCATCGACGCCCTCGGCGACAACCCGGCCATCAAGATCGACACCAAGCAGGACATCCGCAACGAGATGGGCGGCATCATCAGCACGATGCTGAACCTGATGTACGGCCTGCTCGGCATGGCCCTCGTCATCTCGGTCCTCGGCGTCGTCAACACGCTGGCGATGTCGGTGTTCGAGCGGACCCAGGAGATCGGCATGCTCCGCGCCGTCGGCCTGGACCGCGGCCGGGTCAAGAACATGATCCGCCTGGAGGCCGTCGTCATCTCCCTCTTCGGCGCGGTCCTCGGCGTCGGCCTCGGCACCTTCCTCGCCTGGGCGCTGGGCCGCACCTTCAAGAACAGCATCCCGAACTACGAGCTGGTGATCCCGTACGACCGGATCGGCGTCTTCCTGCTGCTGGCCGCCGTGGTCGGCGTCCTGGCCGCCATGTGGCCGGCGCGCAGCGCGGCGAGGCTGAACATGCTGACCGCGATCAAGACCGAGTAG
- a CDS encoding SAM-dependent methyltransferase, producing MTDAAPRLAAVAETLLGAPLPVRIRAWDGSEAGPPGGPVLVLARRRALRRVLWRPGELGLARAWVAGDLTVEGDLYGLLGLVSGLLWERGPTAPAAAAAAAPAAAAPAGTAALLRDPARRAALRELAALAGPWPPPAPPPEEAVRRGGSRHSRVRDRKAVSHHYDVGNDFYAYVLGPSMVYSCAYWSPGATLEQAQHDKLDLVCRKLGLEPGMRVLDVGCGWGALALHAARAYGVRVTGVTLSAEQAGYARKRVAEEGLADRVEIRVQDYRDVGDGPYDAISSVGMAEHVGAARYRDYARGLYALLRPGGRLLNHQIARRPEPDERAYRVDAFIDAYVFPDGELSPLGTTVGELERAGFEVRDVEALREHYALTLRAWVARLEEHWEEAVALTSPGRARVWLLYMAASALGFEHNRLGVNQVLAVRSEDGGPSRMPLRARTWGGGPASPP from the coding sequence ATGACCGACGCCGCACCGCGGCTGGCCGCTGTGGCCGAGACCCTGCTGGGCGCACCGCTCCCCGTCCGGATCCGGGCCTGGGACGGCAGCGAGGCGGGGCCGCCGGGCGGGCCCGTCCTCGTCCTGGCCCGCCGACGCGCCCTGCGCCGCGTCCTGTGGCGGCCCGGGGAGCTCGGCCTGGCCCGCGCCTGGGTCGCCGGGGACCTCACCGTCGAGGGCGACCTGTACGGGCTGCTGGGCCTGGTGTCCGGCCTGCTGTGGGAGCGCGGGCCGACCGCCCCGGCAGCCGCCGCAGCCGCCGCCCCGGCAGCCGCCGCCCCGGCCGGTACCGCCGCGCTGCTGCGCGACCCGGCCCGCCGCGCCGCCCTGCGCGAGCTCGCCGCCCTCGCCGGGCCGTGGCCGCCGCCCGCGCCGCCGCCGGAGGAGGCCGTCCGCCGCGGCGGATCCCGGCACAGCAGGGTCCGCGACCGCAAGGCCGTCAGCCACCACTACGACGTCGGCAACGACTTCTACGCCTACGTCCTGGGCCCCTCGATGGTGTACTCCTGCGCCTACTGGAGCCCCGGCGCCACCCTGGAGCAGGCCCAGCACGACAAGCTCGACCTCGTCTGCCGCAAGCTCGGCCTGGAGCCCGGCATGCGCGTCCTCGACGTCGGCTGCGGCTGGGGCGCCCTCGCCCTGCACGCCGCCCGCGCGTACGGCGTCCGCGTCACCGGCGTCACGCTCTCCGCCGAGCAGGCCGGGTACGCCCGCAAGCGGGTCGCCGAAGAGGGCCTCGCCGACCGGGTGGAGATCCGCGTCCAGGACTACCGCGACGTCGGCGACGGCCCCTACGACGCGATCTCCTCCGTCGGCATGGCCGAGCACGTCGGCGCCGCCCGCTACCGCGACTACGCCCGCGGCCTGTACGCCCTCCTCCGCCCCGGCGGCCGGCTGCTGAACCACCAGATCGCCCGCCGCCCCGAACCCGACGAACGCGCCTACCGCGTCGATGCGTTCATCGACGCCTACGTCTTCCCCGACGGCGAGCTGTCCCCCCTCGGCACGACCGTCGGCGAACTGGAGCGGGCCGGCTTCGAGGTCCGCGACGTGGAGGCGCTGCGCGAGCACTACGCCCTCACCCTGCGGGCCTGGGTGGCCCGGCTGGAGGAGCACTGGGAGGAGGCCGTCGCCCTGACCTCCCCGGGGCGGGCGCGGGTGTGGCTGCTGTACATGGCGGCGTCGGCGCTCGGTTTCGAGCACAACCGGCTCGGCGTCAACCAGGTCCTCGCGGTGCGGTCCGAGGACGGCGGCCCCTCCCGCATGCCCCTGCGGGCCCGCACCTGGGGCGGGGGGCCCGCGTCACCCCCGTGA
- a CDS encoding NAD(P)/FAD-dependent oxidoreductase, producing the protein MSTTERPRILVVGGGYVGLYAAKRIMKKMRYGEATVTVVDPRSYMTYQPFLPEVAAGSISPRHVVVPLRRVLPKAEVLTGRVTSIDQDRKVAVVTPLVGEAYELPFDYLVIALGAISRTFPIPGLAEQGIGMKGVEEGIGLRNHVLEQLDKAESTTDENVRRRALTFVFIGGGFAGAETIGEVEDMARDAAKYYSTISRDDMRFILVDAADKILPEVGPKLGTWGKEHLESRGIEIYLGTSMDSCVDGHVVLKNGLEVDSNTIVWTAGVKPNPALARFGLPLGPRGHVDTAPTLQVQGTDYIWAAGDNAQIPDVAARKAGVENAWCPPNAQHALRQAKVLGDNVVAGMRGFPQKEYEHSNKGAVAGLGVHKGVAMIVMGKMKIKLKGRLAWYMHRGYHGMAMPTWNRKIRVFADWTLGMFLKREVVSLGALETPREEFYEAAKPAPAPAAAAAPAEKAKAS; encoded by the coding sequence ATGAGCACCACGGAGCGTCCCAGGATCCTCGTTGTAGGAGGTGGGTACGTAGGCCTGTACGCAGCCAAGCGCATCATGAAGAAGATGCGCTACGGCGAGGCGACCGTCACGGTCGTCGACCCGCGGTCGTACATGACCTACCAGCCCTTCCTCCCCGAAGTGGCCGCAGGCAGCATCTCGCCTCGGCACGTCGTCGTCCCGCTGCGACGCGTGCTGCCCAAGGCGGAGGTCCTCACCGGCCGGGTCACCAGCATCGACCAGGACCGCAAGGTCGCCGTCGTCACGCCGCTCGTCGGCGAGGCGTACGAGCTGCCCTTCGACTACCTGGTGATCGCCCTCGGCGCCATCTCCCGCACCTTCCCGATCCCCGGCCTCGCAGAGCAGGGCATCGGCATGAAGGGCGTGGAAGAGGGCATCGGCCTGCGCAACCACGTCCTCGAGCAGCTCGACAAGGCCGAGTCCACGACGGACGAGAACGTCCGCCGCAGGGCCCTCACCTTCGTCTTCATCGGCGGCGGCTTCGCCGGCGCCGAGACGATCGGCGAGGTCGAGGACATGGCCCGCGACGCCGCCAAGTACTACTCCACGATCAGCCGCGACGACATGCGGTTCATCCTGGTGGACGCGGCCGACAAGATCCTTCCCGAGGTCGGGCCCAAGCTCGGCACCTGGGGCAAGGAGCACCTGGAGTCCCGCGGCATCGAGATCTACCTCGGCACCTCGATGGACTCCTGCGTCGACGGCCACGTCGTGCTGAAGAACGGCCTCGAGGTCGACTCCAACACGATCGTGTGGACCGCGGGCGTCAAGCCCAACCCGGCGCTGGCCCGCTTCGGCCTGCCGCTCGGCCCGCGCGGCCACGTCGACACCGCCCCGACCCTCCAGGTCCAGGGCACCGACTACATCTGGGCCGCCGGCGACAACGCCCAGATCCCCGACGTCGCCGCCCGCAAGGCCGGAGTCGAGAACGCCTGGTGCCCGCCGAACGCCCAGCACGCGCTGCGCCAGGCCAAGGTCCTCGGCGACAACGTCGTGGCCGGCATGCGGGGCTTCCCGCAGAAGGAGTACGAGCACTCCAACAAGGGTGCGGTGGCCGGTCTCGGCGTCCACAAGGGCGTCGCGATGATCGTCATGGGCAAGATGAAGATCAAGCTCAAGGGCCGTCTCGCCTGGTACATGCACCGTGGCTACCACGGCATGGCCATGCCGACCTGGAACCGCAAGATCCGCGTCTTCGCCGACTGGACCCTCGGCATGTTCCTGAAGCGCGAGGTCGTCTCCCTGGGTGCTCTGGAGACCCCCCGCGAGGAGTTCTACGAGGCCGCCAAGCCGGCCCCGGCTCCGGCCGCCGCGGCCGCGCCGGCCGAGAAGGCCAAGGCCTCCTGA
- a CDS encoding type II toxin-antitoxin system RelE family toxin: protein MWRDSLFTRSELASKAPTGVDHRVRGYLPTRRGALRGSHEEGRGGAVGPPRGAFRALDLTPGTPFPCEELHELFGAPPGKAEPERPEHPQHARSQGPSAFDPTAAPLARGGDVQKITGPSGLYRLRVGNHRVAYQVDDGELVILVVKAGDRRDVYRNL from the coding sequence GTGTGGCGGGATTCGTTGTTCACCCGCTCTGAACTGGCCTCCAAGGCCCCAACCGGAGTAGACCACCGGGTTCGTGGATACCTACCGACACGGCGCGGCGCCCTCCGCGGATCGCACGAAGAGGGTCGCGGAGGGGCCGTTGGACCCCCGAGGGGGGCCTTCCGGGCCCTCGACTTGACCCCGGGCACCCCTTTTCCTTGTGAAGAACTTCACGAACTTTTCGGCGCGCCGCCGGGGAAAGCCGAGCCCGAGCGCCCCGAGCACCCCCAACACGCCCGTTCTCAGGGCCCATCCGCCTTCGATCCCACCGCCGCTCCGCTCGCGCGGGGCGGCGACGTCCAGAAGATCACCGGGCCGTCCGGGCTCTACCGGCTCAGGGTCGGAAACCACCGGGTCGCCTACCAGGTCGACGATGGCGAGCTCGTCATCCTCGTTGTCAAGGCAGGCGACCGGCGAGACGTCTATCGCAATCTGTAG
- a CDS encoding Ppx/GppA phosphatase family protein, protein MTRVAAVDCGTNSIRLLVADCDPETGHLVELDRRMTIVRLGQGVDRTGRLAPEALERTFAACREYAGVIKELGAERIRFAATSASRDAENRDEFTAGVRDILGVEPEVVSGEQEAEFSFTGATRELVGADHLDKPYLVVDIGGGSTEFVVGDDHVRAARSVDVGCVRMTERHLVVDGAVTDPPTAAQTAAMRADIEAALDLAEQTVPLREARTLVGLAGSVTTVAGIALGLPAYDSARIHHSRIPYEQVREISERMLASTHAERAAIPVMHEGRVDVIAAGALVLLAVMERTGATEVVVSEHDILDGIAWSLT, encoded by the coding sequence ATGACGCGGGTCGCGGCGGTCGACTGCGGCACCAACTCCATCCGCCTGCTGGTTGCCGACTGCGACCCGGAGACTGGCCACCTCGTCGAGCTCGACCGGCGGATGACGATCGTCCGCCTCGGCCAGGGCGTGGACCGGACCGGCCGGCTGGCCCCCGAGGCGCTGGAGCGGACCTTCGCCGCCTGCCGCGAGTACGCCGGGGTGATCAAGGAGCTGGGCGCCGAGCGCATACGGTTCGCGGCCACCTCCGCCTCGCGGGACGCGGAGAACCGGGACGAGTTCACCGCCGGGGTGCGGGACATCCTCGGGGTCGAGCCGGAGGTCGTCTCCGGCGAGCAGGAGGCGGAGTTCTCCTTCACCGGCGCGACCCGCGAGCTCGTCGGCGCCGACCACCTGGACAAGCCGTACCTGGTGGTGGACATCGGCGGCGGCTCCACGGAGTTCGTGGTCGGCGACGACCACGTGCGGGCTGCGCGCTCGGTCGACGTGGGCTGCGTCCGCATGACGGAGCGCCACCTCGTCGTGGACGGCGCCGTCACCGACCCGCCGACCGCGGCGCAGACCGCGGCGATGCGGGCCGACATCGAGGCGGCCCTGGACCTCGCCGAGCAGACCGTCCCGCTGCGCGAGGCCCGCACCCTGGTGGGCCTCGCCGGCTCGGTGACCACCGTCGCCGGGATCGCGCTCGGCCTGCCCGCGTACGACTCCGCGCGTATCCACCACTCGCGCATCCCGTACGAGCAGGTCCGCGAGATCAGCGAGCGCATGCTGGCGTCCACGCACGCCGAGCGCGCCGCGATCCCCGTGATGCACGAGGGCCGCGTCGACGTGATCGCGGCGGGCGCCCTCGTCCTCCTGGCGGTCATGGAGCGCACGGGCGCGACGGAGGTCGTGGTCTCGGAACACGACATCCTGGACGGCATCGCCTGGTCCCTGACCTGA
- a CDS encoding DUF501 domain-containing protein, with protein sequence MQTPPPQTDRTEPTDADIEAFEQQLGRPPRGLRAIAHRCPCGQPDVVETAPRLPDGTPFPTLYYLTCPRAASAIGTLEANGVMKEMQARLAEDPELAAAYQAAHEDYIRRRDAIEVLQGFPSAGGMPDRVKCLHVLVGHSLAAGPGVNPFGDEALAMLPEWWAKGPCVTPCGGAAAEQEKEPQA encoded by the coding sequence GACATCGAGGCGTTCGAGCAGCAGCTCGGACGCCCGCCGCGCGGGCTGCGCGCCATCGCCCACCGCTGCCCCTGCGGGCAGCCCGACGTGGTGGAGACCGCCCCCCGCCTCCCCGACGGCACGCCCTTCCCCACGCTCTACTACCTGACCTGCCCGCGCGCCGCCTCCGCGATCGGCACGCTGGAGGCGAACGGCGTGATGAAGGAGATGCAGGCCCGCCTCGCCGAGGACCCCGAGCTCGCCGCCGCCTACCAGGCCGCGCACGAGGACTACATCCGGCGCCGCGACGCCATCGAGGTGCTCCAGGGCTTCCCCAGCGCCGGCGGCATGCCGGACCGGGTGAAGTGCCTGCACGTGCTGGTCGGGCACTCGCTGGCCGCCGGTCCGGGCGTCAACCCCTTCGGCGACGAGGCGCTGGCGATGCTGCCCGAGTGGTGGGCGAAGGGCCCCTGCGTCACGCCGTGCGGCGGCGCCGCGGCCGAGCAGGAGAAGGAGCCGCAGGCATGA